One segment of Candidatus Nitrospira nitrosa DNA contains the following:
- a CDS encoding M23 family metallopeptidase, whose protein sequence is MNVIVQQSTGWTRLSRAAVGMWCLIAILELGLALRSHAESESASAHSLMAKASKAPEEKQKGQTVPAESNGAAVCEPSAQKAYATCMDGPTPDQDLCLRKADETERQCLTMQGLLPQLGVTEVKVSEGLYRIPYVDGTKVHVNRNFQDHNPPGKIDMVGRGGGPYRIVAAADGEIMYIEDSRDKQQHPKRWLRNAKCFNNFVWIKHDNGEWTKYSHMQLGTTTAKAKRKVGDHVQQGDYLGDEGHVGCAWPAHLHFEVVQPSISNPTVDPASGELELEGDYYQYVRNPRFLGPQGTFTFADGADYVVGGKSGCKKDDDCNDGQYCNAGIDLTKNACLPLKSDNEACEAVGGGHQCKSGKCQYGRCYTPQSVDPGNTCYVNDACKAGQCSDLQGVKGVCVCQNDADCGDTDKYCDRGMDFKLNACRTKLNKGEKCGKAGSVGNDHKCKSGECSGFPKYECK, encoded by the coding sequence ATGAATGTAATCGTACAACAGTCGACTGGTTGGACCAGGCTGTCACGCGCAGCCGTTGGCATGTGGTGTCTCATTGCGATTCTCGAGCTAGGACTTGCTCTTCGATCTCACGCTGAATCTGAGAGCGCGTCGGCACATTCCTTGATGGCCAAGGCATCCAAGGCGCCGGAGGAAAAACAAAAGGGTCAAACTGTGCCAGCAGAGTCCAATGGGGCTGCGGTGTGCGAGCCCTCTGCTCAAAAGGCGTATGCAACCTGCATGGACGGGCCGACGCCGGATCAGGACCTCTGCCTGCGTAAGGCGGACGAGACTGAACGGCAATGCCTGACTATGCAGGGCTTACTCCCGCAGTTAGGGGTAACTGAGGTCAAAGTCTCCGAGGGGTTGTATCGGATACCTTATGTGGATGGGACCAAGGTACACGTCAATCGGAATTTTCAAGATCACAATCCTCCTGGAAAAATCGACATGGTCGGACGCGGTGGGGGACCCTATAGGATCGTGGCGGCAGCCGATGGTGAGATCATGTACATCGAGGACAGTCGAGATAAGCAACAACATCCCAAGCGATGGCTTCGAAATGCAAAATGCTTTAACAACTTCGTCTGGATCAAACATGACAATGGGGAATGGACCAAATATTCGCATATGCAACTGGGCACGACCACGGCCAAAGCTAAGCGGAAGGTTGGCGATCACGTCCAACAGGGCGATTATCTGGGGGACGAAGGACATGTCGGATGTGCGTGGCCAGCCCACCTCCATTTTGAAGTTGTGCAGCCCTCCATCTCAAATCCTACAGTCGACCCGGCGAGTGGAGAGTTGGAGTTGGAGGGCGACTACTATCAGTACGTACGAAATCCGCGTTTCCTGGGGCCACAGGGTACTTTTACATTTGCGGATGGGGCTGATTATGTAGTCGGCGGAAAATCCGGCTGCAAAAAGGACGACGATTGTAACGATGGGCAGTACTGCAATGCCGGGATCGACTTGACCAAAAACGCCTGTCTGCCGCTCAAAAGCGACAACGAGGCTTGCGAAGCGGTTGGCGGTGGACATCAGTGCAAGAGTGGGAAGTGCCAGTACGGACGATGCTATACCCCACAGTCTGTGGACCCAGGCAACACGTGCTACGTCAATGACGCCTGCAAAGCAGGACAATGCAGTGACCTTCAAGGTGTTAAAGGAGTGTGTGTCTGTCAGAACGATGCGGACTGCGGTGATACAGACAAATACTGCGATAGGGGAATGGACTTCAAACTCAATGCCTGCCGAACCAAGCTGAACAAGGGTGAAAAGTGTGGGAAGGCTGGTTCCGTTGGAAATGACCATAAATGCAAATCAGGGGAATGTTCGGGCTTCCCTAAGTACGAATGTAAATAG
- a CDS encoding variable surface family protein, giving the protein MKSIWGLMSLGLVLLTTPAYADLCDSVKDKTTTSETKKDVDFYEELFPSAVERGHRMWNEIILQCNRQRDTKGNDVAKITANAGTSADKQILKARDVEPKVIRGHYNFFGTFVTQLKYVYVLSKQDGIWTMIIPYRPIINDVVPDRVDFNFTHAGQLYDASQLESPAGGGKAQSFILKPGAVSIATTLCSTTTYFPGDAGKYDKKEIHQRDPENKFISLGRIDYQYGKDGSAFSGCRVDKTRDLYWRPDPAENQAAKVKPEDWILDNFVRTAENYWSIKDLFQLKLLMKGRNESQFPKSTLNLLEDDDHLTIRFATKFLPYDFNQMYKSNLIQFNNFSTMTTDGTYWHEVGHAFGLDDEYGKVKDKKDGIEYKDNGCDNEQYANWSPKTYQMCDAGVSEKRTIYHYLAVSRYITKQKECNADNDCGNGEYCNAGVDLKKNQCMAKKPDNETCDIAGGDHQCKSGYCKLSRCYTPNSVPMGETCYLNDACREGKCSSLDGTKGTCVCQADTDCGTGKYCNAGLDATKNSCLMLKNDNETCDIAGGDHQCKSGYCKLSRCYTPNSVPMGGTCYLNDACKEGKCSSLDGTKGTCVCKADADCGPGKWCDAGIDTTVNACRPKLNKGEKCGKLGSFGNDHKCKSGECSGAPKYECK; this is encoded by the coding sequence ATGAAATCGATATGGGGATTGATGTCGCTCGGCCTAGTACTGCTCACGACGCCTGCTTATGCCGACTTATGTGACAGCGTGAAGGACAAGACCACAACGAGCGAAACAAAGAAGGATGTGGATTTCTATGAAGAACTCTTTCCTAGTGCGGTAGAGCGTGGCCATCGGATGTGGAATGAGATTATCCTGCAGTGTAACCGTCAACGCGACACGAAGGGGAATGATGTCGCCAAGATCACGGCCAACGCCGGAACCAGTGCCGACAAGCAGATACTCAAGGCGCGCGACGTTGAACCGAAAGTCATCCGCGGACACTACAATTTCTTCGGCACGTTCGTGACACAGCTCAAGTATGTCTATGTCTTGAGCAAACAAGATGGCATTTGGACCATGATCATTCCGTACCGACCGATTATCAACGATGTGGTCCCTGATCGTGTGGATTTCAACTTTACACATGCCGGCCAATTGTACGATGCCTCACAGCTGGAGTCTCCGGCCGGTGGAGGAAAGGCGCAGAGTTTCATCCTGAAACCTGGGGCGGTGTCGATCGCAACGACCTTGTGCTCCACCACAACATACTTCCCAGGAGACGCGGGCAAGTATGACAAGAAAGAAATCCATCAGCGGGATCCCGAGAACAAGTTCATCAGCTTGGGGAGAATTGACTATCAGTACGGGAAGGACGGCTCTGCTTTCTCAGGGTGCCGTGTGGACAAGACCCGAGATCTGTATTGGCGTCCTGACCCGGCGGAAAATCAGGCCGCGAAAGTAAAGCCTGAGGATTGGATCCTCGATAATTTTGTGCGGACCGCCGAAAACTATTGGTCGATCAAGGATCTGTTTCAGCTCAAACTGCTCATGAAGGGGCGAAACGAGTCTCAGTTCCCCAAGTCGACGTTGAACCTCCTGGAGGATGACGACCATCTGACAATACGGTTTGCGACAAAATTCTTACCCTATGATTTCAATCAGATGTATAAGTCCAACCTGATTCAGTTCAACAATTTCTCCACGATGACCACCGATGGCACCTATTGGCACGAAGTCGGTCATGCATTCGGCTTAGACGACGAATACGGGAAGGTGAAGGACAAGAAAGACGGTATCGAATACAAGGACAATGGGTGCGACAACGAGCAGTACGCGAATTGGTCGCCCAAAACATACCAGATGTGTGATGCCGGAGTTTCAGAAAAGCGGACGATTTACCACTATCTGGCCGTCTCTCGATATATTACGAAGCAGAAAGAGTGTAACGCCGACAATGATTGTGGCAACGGCGAATATTGCAACGCGGGCGTCGATCTCAAAAAGAACCAGTGCATGGCAAAAAAGCCCGATAACGAGACGTGTGATATTGCCGGCGGTGATCATCAATGCAAAAGCGGTTATTGCAAGCTCTCTCGCTGTTATACCCCCAATTCAGTGCCGATGGGCGAAACTTGCTATCTCAATGATGCCTGCAGGGAGGGTAAGTGTAGTAGCCTTGATGGAACAAAGGGCACCTGCGTCTGTCAGGCTGATACCGATTGTGGGACGGGCAAGTACTGCAATGCCGGGTTGGATGCCACCAAGAATAGTTGCCTGATGCTGAAAAATGACAATGAGACCTGTGACATCGCCGGCGGTGATCATCAATGCAAAAGTGGCTATTGCAAGTTGTCTCGGTGCTACACCCCCAATTCGGTGCCGATGGGTGGGACCTGCTATCTCAATGATGCCTGCAAGGAGGGTAAGTGTAGTAGCCTTGATGGAACCAAGGGCACCTGTGTGTGCAAAGCAGATGCGGACTGCGGACCTGGAAAGTGGTGTGATGCAGGAATCGACACAACAGTGAATGCCTGTCGACCGAAGCTCAACAAAGGCGAAAAGTGCGGCAAGCTCGGTTCCTTCGGCAATGATCACAAATGCAAATCCGGGGAGTGTTCTGGAGCGCCAAAATACGAGTGCAAATAG
- a CDS encoding ATP-binding protein, which translates to MIDRARDIHAIRTALRHNPVVALIGPRQSGKTTLARQFVATDSPNYFDLEDPASLARLAEPATALRPLKGLVVIDEIQRRPELFPLLRVLADRQPVTARFLILGSASPELLRQSSESLAGRVATVPLEGFRLADLGAELQPRHWLRGGFPRAFTARGEIQSVAWRQQFLQTFLERDLPQFGVTIPAVALRRFWHMVAHYHGQTWNAAELARALAISESTVRRYLDLMTGVLMIRQLPPWFENLGKRQVKAPKVYVRDSGLLHTLLGVTDQRALEHHPKVGASWEGYAIEEVLKAYRSDEAYYWATHTGAELDLLLFHRGRRIGVECKRMDAPQLTPSMRTALADLKLDHLTVVYPGEQPYSLANNVEVVPLAHMVRAT; encoded by the coding sequence ATGATTGACCGCGCTCGCGACATCCATGCCATACGGACAGCGCTCCGCCACAACCCGGTCGTCGCACTCATCGGTCCACGTCAAAGCGGCAAAACGACATTAGCTCGCCAGTTTGTCGCGACCGACTCCCCCAACTATTTTGACCTGGAAGATCCGGCAAGTCTCGCCAGATTAGCAGAACCGGCCACGGCTTTGCGTCCGCTCAAAGGGCTGGTGGTGATCGATGAAATCCAACGCCGGCCGGAGTTGTTTCCGCTCTTGCGGGTATTGGCCGACCGTCAGCCGGTGACGGCACGATTCCTTATTTTGGGCAGTGCCTCACCGGAATTACTCCGGCAATCGTCGGAGTCACTCGCTGGCCGAGTGGCAACCGTTCCATTGGAAGGGTTCCGCTTGGCCGACCTGGGGGCCGAACTGCAGCCCCGCCACTGGTTGCGCGGAGGATTTCCGCGAGCCTTCACGGCACGCGGCGAGATCCAGTCTGTGGCCTGGCGCCAACAATTTCTGCAGACCTTTCTCGAACGGGACCTACCGCAATTCGGCGTCACCATCCCAGCTGTCGCGCTCCGCCGGTTCTGGCACATGGTGGCGCATTACCATGGACAAACATGGAATGCCGCAGAACTCGCCCGCGCCCTAGCCATCAGCGAGTCCACCGTGCGGCGATATCTGGATCTGATGACCGGCGTACTGATGATTCGGCAATTGCCACCCTGGTTTGAGAATCTTGGCAAGCGACAGGTCAAAGCTCCGAAAGTCTATGTACGGGACAGCGGCCTCCTGCATACGCTCTTAGGTGTCACCGACCAGCGTGCCCTGGAGCATCACCCGAAAGTCGGTGCGTCTTGGGAAGGTTACGCGATTGAGGAAGTGTTGAAGGCGTACCGGTCTGACGAAGCCTATTACTGGGCGACGCACACTGGCGCTGAATTGGATCTACTCTTGTTTCATAGAGGCCGCCGGATCGGGGTGGAGTGTAAACGGATGGATGCGCCACAACTCACACCCTCAATGCGGACTGCGCTGGCCGACCTCAAGCTTGATCACCTCACGGTCGTGTATCCAGGCGAGCAGCCATACTCGTTGGCAAACAATGTTGAGGTGGTACCGCTCGCGCACATGGTGCGCGCCACATAA
- the aat gene encoding leucyl/phenylalanyl-tRNA--protein transferase yields MVRLHRHDLRFPSVDRASPEGLLAVGGDLRPERLLEAYRHGIFPWYNEDDPILWWSPDPRAVLFPEKLHVPRSLKKRLRSNAFMVTLDTCFRQVMEQCAGPRPQYPEGGTWITGDMLNAYTRLHELGYAHSVETWQDGRLVGGVYGVALGGAFFAESMFTRVDDASKVALVRLVQQLQTWNFRLIDCQQSSPHVMRFGAEEIPRSDFIDQLTAALTLPDRRGRWVFDEASDTE; encoded by the coding sequence ATGGTTCGTTTACACCGACACGACCTTCGTTTCCCTTCAGTAGATCGAGCCTCCCCAGAAGGTCTGCTTGCTGTCGGAGGAGACCTCCGTCCCGAACGATTACTCGAAGCGTACCGGCACGGCATTTTCCCTTGGTACAACGAAGACGATCCCATTCTCTGGTGGTCACCGGATCCTCGGGCTGTGTTGTTTCCCGAGAAACTTCACGTGCCGCGAAGCCTGAAGAAACGACTTCGCTCAAATGCATTCATGGTCACGCTCGACACCTGCTTTCGGCAGGTCATGGAGCAATGTGCAGGGCCACGTCCTCAATATCCAGAAGGAGGAACCTGGATCACCGGAGACATGTTGAACGCGTATACCCGCTTACACGAACTCGGTTACGCCCATTCTGTTGAGACGTGGCAAGACGGCCGCCTGGTCGGTGGCGTCTACGGTGTGGCCCTCGGTGGCGCCTTCTTTGCCGAATCCATGTTCACCAGAGTGGATGATGCATCAAAGGTTGCCCTCGTGCGGCTTGTCCAGCAACTCCAGACCTGGAACTTCCGCCTGATCGATTGCCAACAATCTTCTCCCCATGTCATGCGGTTCGGTGCAGAAGAGATTCCACGGTCGGATTTTATCGATCAGCTCACCGCAGCACTCACACTTCCAGACCGCCGGGGACGCTGGGTGTTCGACGAGGCATCAGACACGGAATGA
- a CDS encoding rhodanese-like domain-containing protein has product MSFTITPKELKARIDKGDQLVLLDVREPWENQLARLDNSVLIPLGTLPQSLSKLDRDTEIIAYCHHGMRSGDATGFLLQQGFSNVKNLIGGIDAWSIQVDGTVPRY; this is encoded by the coding sequence ATGAGTTTTACGATTACACCAAAAGAGCTGAAGGCTCGGATCGATAAAGGGGATCAGTTGGTACTCTTGGACGTCCGCGAGCCCTGGGAGAACCAGTTGGCCAGACTGGATAACTCGGTGCTGATTCCACTCGGCACGTTACCCCAGTCACTGTCCAAATTGGATAGGGACACCGAGATTATCGCGTACTGCCATCATGGTATGCGCAGCGGCGATGCGACCGGATTCCTGCTTCAACAGGGATTTTCCAACGTGAAGAATTTGATCGGTGGGATCGATGCCTGGTCGATCCAAGTGGATGGGACTGTCCCCCGGTACTGA